TCTGATGCTTGCCTTCCTGGTGAACATGGGGCTGCATCTCTTGCAGGGGAAGGGTTAGGCGGCTTGCCCCCGGAGCGGATCTTTTTATGGATTAAATGATGACCTATGCCTTGCAGATCCAAAACCTCAGGAAAAGTTATCAAGGGAGCGAAGTCCTTTCCGGGTGCACTCTTGATCTCGAGGCCGGTAAGGTTCATGCCCTGCTGGGTCCCAACGGGGCCGGGAAGACCACCCTGCTCAGGATCCTCGACCTCCTTGAAGAGCCGACGGAGGGATCCGTCCGTTTCAACGGATTCAAAGAAGAGGCTCGGAACAGGAATATCATTCGAAGAGAGATCACCATGGTCTTTCAGCGGCCTGCCCTGTTTAAGACTACGGTCTATGGCAATGTCGCCTACGGCCTGAAGCTCCGTCAGGCGCCGGGGGAGGAGATACGGCAGCGTGTAGGAGAGGTCCTGAATCTGGTGGGGATGTCGGACTCTGCCGGGCGGGAGGCGCACACCCTTTCTGCCGGGGAAGCCCAGCGTGTGGCCCTGGCACGGGCCCTGGCCGTCCGGCCAAGGATCCTTTTTCTGGATGAACCCACGGCCAACCTGGACCCTTACAACTCCAGGAAGGTGGAGGAGACCATTCTTGAAATCAAGTCACAGGGCCGGACCACCATCCTTCTGGCCACGCACAATCTCTTTCAGGCTCAACGGATCTCCGACCGGGTCGTCTTTCTTTATGCGGGAAAGGTCGTGGAAAACGCGGATACCCGGACTTTTTTTGAACATCCGAAGGAGGATCTCAGCCGTCAATTCATCAGAGGAGAATGGATATGAAAAGAATCGCATTGTTTTGGATCGGCGCCTTGATCCTTTTTTCTATGCCATGGTCTCCATTATCCGCCGAGGATGCCGTCCGGATCCGAATGGCATCCACCACCAGCACCCAGAACTCCGGACTGTTGGATGTTTTACTGCCGGCTTTTGAGAAGGCCGAGGAGGGGAGGATCAAGGTGGATCTGATTGCCGTGGGCACGGGGCAGGCCCTTAAGATCGCGGAGCGTGGGGATGCGGACCTGGTCTTCGTCCATGCCCCGGAGCTCGAGGAAGAGTTTGTTAAAAAAGGTTTCGGCGTCAACCGGCGTCCGGTCATGCACAACGATTTTGTGGTCCTCGGTCCGTCATCCGATCCCGCGGGAGTCAAGGATGCGCACACGGCCATGGATGCCTTTCAGAACATTGCAAAACAGAAGGCGTCCTTCATCTCCAGGGGAGACCAGTCCGGGACCCATCTCAAGGAACTGGCCATATGGAGCAAGGCAGGGGTGAACCCCGGAGGGGAGGGATGGTATGTGGAAGCAGGCTCAGGCATGGCTTCGACACTCCGGATAGCCGAAGAAAAACAGGCCTACACCCTCTCGGACCGGGGGACCTACCTGAACTACCGGGAGAGGATCCATCTCCCTATCCTCTTCCAGGGAGATCCGGTATTGCACAATCCTTACGGGATCATGGCCGTGAACCCCAAGCGCTTTCCCCATGTCCATTACAAAGAGGCCATGCGCTTCATTGACTGGATCCTGTCGCCCGAGGCGCAGAGTCTGATCGCCTCCTACAAGATCGCCGGGGAATCCCTCTTTTTTCCGGACGCGGTGGAACAAAAGCATTTTGCCCCATCCGGGCCGTGAATGTTTCCCCTTGCCGAGTTTTCACTTGCCATACCATGGTACTTTGTCTATAATGATAACCATCTTAGAGGCGCCTGAAAAATTAATTTTTATGCGGTTTTATCCAGGGCCTGAATAGAGGGATCGAGATCAGATAAGGGATTATTTTCATGGGGATTCTTCCCATTCTGCATTATCCGGACGAAATCCTGAGAAAGGTCTCAAAACCTGTGGAGACGATCACGGATGAGATCCGGGAACTGATCGCCAATATGATACAGACCATGTATGCGGCGCCCGGTGTGGGGCTTGCCGCCAATCAGGTCGGGGTGCTGAAAAGGATTGCCGTCATAGACGTGAGTTCCGGCAAAAAGGCCGATTCCCTGATGGTGATGATCAATCCTGAGGTGCTGTCACGTGAAGGGGAAGAAAGCTATGAGGAGGGGTGTCTGAGCGTCCCCAACTTTACCGGAGATGTGGAAAGGGCCCGGTTCGTTCAGGTCTGCTATATGACCAGGGAGGGAAAAGAAATGACCATCCGTGCTGAAGGCCTCCTTGCCAGGGCCGTTCAGCATGAACTGGACCATTTAAACGGCATGCTTTTTATTGACCGGCTCCCTCCGATGAAAAGGGACATGATCAAACGGAAGATCAAGAAGGCGATCCGGCAGGGCGTTTACCAATATTGACGGCTTCGTAAAAAGTCCAAAACTTGCCCTCTCCCTTAAGAGACTGTGTCACAATTCAAGGAGGTCAGGGGGACGAGGCAGGCTTCTTGTGGCCACAGCCAGGTTATTTTTTCAAGAGGGAGGTTTCGATTTTTCAAGACGGCATCGGATCGATTTGGTATAATCTTCTCCTAAGAAAGGAGAGCGCTATGGCCTATCGATACGGAGAAGACGTGCATCAAGCGGTACTTTTCCCCCAGACCCTGGACGAATATGTTTCTCTCGATCATCCAGTTCGAGCCTACGACGCCTTTGTCGATGCCCTGGATTTTAGCAAGTTGGGGATCACGTTGAACGACCATCAAGTGGGGAATTCCGAGTATGACCCCCGGCGCATGTTGAAACTTCTGATCTTTGGATATTCGTATGGGGTGAAGAGTTCCCGGAAGCTGGAGCGGGAGACGTATAATAACGTGGCCTTTATGTGGCTGATGCGGAGGCTGACGCCGGATCACAAGACCATCTCCGAGTTTCGTCGGGAGCACAAGGATGGGCTCAAGAAGGCCTTAAGACTTTGTGCGAGACTCTGCATGAGGCTGAATCTGATTGAGGGGAATGTGCTCTTTGTGGATGGGACGAAGATTCGGGCGAATGCGGGGCGCGGGCAGAACCATACGGAGGCTTGGTACCGCAAGAGACTCAAGCATCTGGACGATCGGATTGATCAGTTGCTTCGGGAATGTGAGGATCTCGATGATCAGGAGGGAGATCTGGGGTCCTTGGTGAAGATGGACAAGGATCTCACCCATGCGGAAAGCTTGAAGAAGCGGGTGGAAGGAGTGCTTGAGGAATTTCGGGAGCATGGCACAAAGACCCGGAATGGAAAGGAACGGACCATCAATTTGACCGATCCGGAGAGCGCCCTGATGAAGAGCGTGCAAGGGTCACACGCCAGTTATAATGTACAGAGTGTGGTTGACGACCGACACGGTTTGATCGTTTCGGTGGATGCGGTTCGTGAGGGAAGCGATGTCAACCAATTTTGTAAGCAGATCGTTCAGGCGGAAGCGGTTTTGGGGAAGACCTGTGATGTGGCTTGTGCGGATGCGGGTTATGCCGACACGGAGGAACTTTCGATTATCGATCAGCGAGGCACGAAAGTGATCGTGCCCTCCCAACGCCAGGCCTTGCACGAGGAGGAAAACTCATGGAGCAAAAGGGTCTTTACCTATGATCAGGAAGGCAATTGTTACACCTGTCCGGAGGGGCACAAACTGTCCTATGAAGGAAAAGATGCCCACGGGAAGAAGCTTCTCTATCGTATTGTGGATGCCGCCCTTTGCCTATCCTGTCGGAACTTCGGAGTCTGCACGAAAGCCAAGAAGGGCCGAAAGATTGTCCGGTTAGCCAACGAGGAGATCAAGGAGAAACTGGAACGGCAATATGAGCAGCCCGAATCCCAGGAGATTTACGCCCGCCGCAAGGCCTGCGCCGAGCATCCCTTTGGCCACGTCAAGCGGAATCTGGGGATCACGGGCTTCCTGCTTCGCGGCCTGAAAGGAGCGGGCGCTGAGATTTCGATTGCGGCCGTTTGTTTCAATGTCGCCCGGATGATCACAATCCTGGGAGGTGTTCCGGCGATGATCGCCAAACTTGCCACGGTGGGGGTGTAATCCCCCCGATGTTTTTACCAACCTGCTGACGGGGGGCAAAAGAGGGCGAGAAACAGCCTGGAATCCGGACGAGGATGCGGGCTTTGGTCCTTCTCTCCATTTTGATGTGACAAGATGCAGTACTACCGCTCCCCGCAGGGATTATGACACAGTCTCTAATGGGAGAGGGCAAGGGTGAGGGTGGAAAATGATGTGAATTCAGCCTGTTATACCCCCTCCCCTTCATCCCCTCCCACCAGGG
This genomic interval from Nitrospirae bacterium CG2_30_53_67 contains the following:
- a CDS encoding peptide deformylase, which produces MGILPILHYPDEILRKVSKPVETITDEIRELIANMIQTMYAAPGVGLAANQVGVLKRIAVIDVSSGKKADSLMVMINPEVLSREGEESYEEGCLSVPNFTGDVERARFVQVCYMTREGKEMTIRAEGLLARAVQHELDHLNGMLFIDRLPPMKRDMIKRKIKKAIRQGVYQY
- a CDS encoding transposase codes for the protein MAYRYGEDVHQAVLFPQTLDEYVSLDHPVRAYDAFVDALDFSKLGITLNDHQVGNSEYDPRRMLKLLIFGYSYGVKSSRKLERETYNNVAFMWLMRRLTPDHKTISEFRREHKDGLKKALRLCARLCMRLNLIEGNVLFVDGTKIRANAGRGQNHTEAWYRKRLKHLDDRIDQLLRECEDLDDQEGDLGSLVKMDKDLTHAESLKKRVEGVLEEFREHGTKTRNGKERTINLTDPESALMKSVQGSHASYNVQSVVDDRHGLIVSVDAVREGSDVNQFCKQIVQAEAVLGKTCDVACADAGYADTEELSIIDQRGTKVIVPSQRQALHEEENSWSKRVFTYDQEGNCYTCPEGHKLSYEGKDAHGKKLLYRIVDAALCLSCRNFGVCTKAKKGRKIVRLANEEIKEKLERQYEQPESQEIYARRKACAEHPFGHVKRNLGITGFLLRGLKGAGAEISIAAVCFNVARMITILGGVPAMIAKLATVGV